A region of Gammaproteobacteria bacterium DNA encodes the following proteins:
- a CDS encoding glutathione S-transferase family protein gives MALYPLGRVPHGAPGLYPEALPAGRGPREVRTLDRALAQGKGSLEGRIRRAGRQRVAAEGRFRVKLYSFSPTPNNRKVEAFIKHFDLPVEIHSMGFREQENRTEAYRRMNPMGKAPLLVDGDFCLWESNAILCYLATLHPETGMLPGDPGGRADCDRWLYWQAFHLINTVIAVRAKSKTAEKDVELNIGVLNGQLEGREFVLGDLSIVDFAIAPYLLGRHGQAIDYVPYPHVRAWMDRCNRLDGIVATVFRPKGK, from the coding sequence ATGGCGCTATATCCATTGGGCCGAGTCCCCCATGGCGCCCCTGGTCTATATCCAGAAGCTCTTCCAGCGGGACGTGGACCACGAGAAGTTCGCACCCTTGATCGAGCGCTCGCGCAAGGTAAAGGAAGCCTGGAGGGCCGAATACGCAGAGCAGGCCGCCAGCGAGTAGCGGCCGAGGGAAGATTCCGAGTGAAACTCTATTCGTTCTCGCCCACGCCCAATAACCGCAAGGTCGAAGCGTTCATCAAGCACTTCGATCTGCCCGTCGAGATCCACTCGATGGGTTTCCGCGAGCAGGAGAACAGAACGGAGGCCTATCGGCGCATGAACCCGATGGGCAAGGCCCCGCTCCTGGTGGACGGCGATTTCTGCCTTTGGGAGTCGAATGCGATCCTTTGCTATCTCGCGACGCTGCACCCGGAAACCGGCATGCTGCCTGGCGATCCCGGTGGACGGGCGGACTGCGACCGCTGGCTCTACTGGCAGGCCTTCCATCTGATCAATACGGTCATCGCGGTGCGAGCGAAGAGCAAGACTGCCGAGAAGGATGTCGAGCTCAATATCGGAGTCCTCAACGGCCAGCTTGAGGGTCGTGAATTCGTCCTCGGCGACCTTTCCATCGTGGATTTCGCCATCGCCCCGTACCTGCTCGGCCGTCACGGGCAGGCGATCGACTACGTCCCGTATCCGCACGTGCGGGCCTGGATGGACCGCTGCAACCGGCTCGACGGCATCGTGGCGACGGTGTTCAGACCCAAAGGGAAGTGA
- a CDS encoding carbohydrate kinase family protein yields the protein MVNKVAVIGYASIDFPAVLDGFFSGDRTVMIKQRPADAFPRPGGCPLYVARPIAGKGIDVSIVTWVGADHHGELFTSWTEGDGVGVDAIATIEPGNTPVCFMIYQQDGSCGCLFDPGMLGRETLTDRQKEVISAADLLCVTVGPPGIAGEALDLIDGDCKVAWVMKNDPLSYPIELRAALAARADYIFCNRQERKWVDEGLAAIPGHRQPVIVETAGGEAVKAERDGSTVRVDVEPLSFDDASGAGDTLAGGCLAALLAGESDLRTVVGSGIDAAASLLRERSYG from the coding sequence ATCGTGAACAAGGTGGCGGTGATCGGATACGCGTCGATCGATTTTCCCGCGGTGCTCGACGGTTTTTTTTCAGGCGACCGCACGGTAATGATCAAGCAGCGCCCAGCCGACGCCTTTCCCCGGCCCGGCGGCTGCCCTTTGTATGTGGCCCGCCCCATCGCCGGGAAAGGCATTGACGTTTCCATCGTGACCTGGGTGGGCGCGGATCATCACGGCGAGCTGTTCACTTCCTGGACCGAAGGCGATGGCGTCGGCGTGGACGCGATCGCCACCATCGAGCCAGGGAATACGCCGGTATGTTTCATGATTTACCAGCAGGACGGTAGTTGCGGCTGCCTGTTCGATCCGGGCATGCTGGGGCGGGAAACGCTGACCGACCGGCAGAAGGAGGTAATTTCGGCCGCGGATTTGCTGTGCGTCACCGTGGGGCCTCCCGGGATCGCCGGAGAGGCTCTGGATCTGATCGACGGCGATTGCAAGGTGGCATGGGTCATGAAGAACGATCCGCTCTCGTATCCGATCGAACTGCGCGCGGCGCTTGCCGCGCGCGCCGACTACATTTTCTGCAACCGCCAGGAACGTAAGTGGGTCGATGAAGGGTTAGCGGCAATTCCCGGGCATCGCCAGCCCGTGATCGTGGAAACCGCCGGCGGCGAAGCCGTCAAGGCGGAACGGGACGGCAGCACGGTTCGCGTGGACGTGGAACCCCTGTCCTTCGACGATGCCTCGGGCGCCGGCGATACCCTGGCGGGCGGCTGCCTGGCGGCATTGCTTGCCGGGGAATCGGACTTGCGCACCGTCGTCGGGAGCGGCATCGACGCGGCCGCATCGCTGTTGCGGGAACGCTCGTATGGGTAG
- a CDS encoding NAD(P)-binding protein, which translates to MRKRQQARFGAGITRRDFVNGVAAGAGAALTAGAASAYGQAVSDPLVLPLDDDWYGYGGVGPYRHSHGNSPEVVEAAHRILDGRFPVDLDQLDSVEEYDLAIVGGGMAGLGAALEFSLRRRNGQTCILLDNHPMIGGEAKENEFLVNGERLIAPQGANGFFVPDVPGDLSSAQGDPYYYAELGVPREFTFAAWPQDRKPLRFCRDNYGYLVVGLQRNASVGHFFDDGAGGEGHWAVDMFRNRLADTPLSEASRKSLMAWFESGAARRFHSPEQARRALDTMSYEQFLRDELNLGEEGIRYADLFLASACGLGSDCVSAYAAYQMPMPGLFGPMPDNMRRVSFPGGNSGFVRYFLKRLVPDSIQGGTSFEDIVTKPVDAAALDRPGQPIRMRTSATAVHVSHEGAAAGAGSVAVIYARNGRYHGIRAKAVVMATGNWINPYIVGDMPPSYREACASFLHAPFLVANVALTNWRFLYRLGITAAIWDRQEDGFGFTCNIRNPMQVGDYRPPLDPEKPAVLSFYTPFHSPGLDPKVQVTLGRAELLGASYPEYEARIRRQMMRLFAPAGFEPAKDVAGLILNRWGHAYSVPYPGFYGGANGTAPRDTLREHYGRIAFAHSELDGNQHYGPAADEGRRAYRQLADAL; encoded by the coding sequence ATGCGCAAGCGGCAACAGGCACGATTCGGTGCGGGCATAACGCGGCGCGACTTCGTGAACGGGGTGGCGGCTGGCGCGGGCGCCGCACTTACGGCGGGCGCCGCTTCGGCGTATGGGCAGGCGGTTTCCGATCCGCTGGTGCTGCCGCTGGACGACGACTGGTACGGCTACGGCGGGGTCGGACCGTACCGTCATTCGCACGGCAATTCCCCGGAAGTCGTGGAAGCGGCGCATCGCATTCTCGACGGTCGCTTCCCGGTCGATCTGGACCAGCTGGATTCGGTCGAGGAATACGATCTGGCGATCGTGGGGGGAGGGATGGCCGGCCTGGGCGCTGCGCTTGAGTTTTCCCTCAGGCGCCGGAACGGTCAGACCTGCATCCTGCTGGACAACCATCCCATGATCGGCGGCGAGGCCAAGGAAAACGAGTTTCTGGTAAACGGCGAACGGCTGATTGCGCCGCAGGGCGCGAACGGCTTTTTCGTGCCGGACGTGCCCGGCGACTTGAGCTCCGCCCAGGGTGACCCGTACTACTATGCCGAACTCGGCGTCCCGCGGGAGTTCACGTTCGCCGCCTGGCCGCAAGACAGAAAGCCCTTGCGCTTTTGCCGTGACAACTACGGCTACCTGGTGGTCGGGCTGCAGCGCAACGCCAGCGTGGGGCACTTCTTCGACGATGGAGCCGGCGGGGAGGGCCATTGGGCCGTCGACATGTTCCGCAATCGGCTGGCCGACACGCCACTTTCCGAAGCATCGCGAAAAAGCCTGATGGCGTGGTTCGAGTCGGGCGCCGCCCGCCGTTTCCATTCGCCGGAGCAGGCGCGGCGGGCGCTCGACACGATGTCCTACGAGCAGTTTCTCCGCGACGAGCTGAACCTGGGCGAGGAGGGGATCCGTTACGCGGACCTTTTCCTCGCTTCCGCCTGCGGCCTGGGGAGCGACTGCGTGTCGGCCTATGCCGCATACCAGATGCCCATGCCCGGACTGTTCGGACCCATGCCGGACAACATGCGGCGGGTCTCGTTTCCCGGCGGAAACTCCGGGTTCGTCCGGTATTTTCTCAAGCGCCTGGTACCGGACTCGATTCAGGGTGGGACCAGCTTCGAGGACATCGTCACAAAGCCGGTGGACGCGGCCGCGCTGGACCGGCCGGGCCAGCCCATCCGCATGCGCACGAGCGCTACAGCCGTGCATGTTTCGCATGAAGGCGCCGCGGCAGGCGCGGGTTCCGTTGCCGTGATTTACGCGCGCAACGGGCGCTACCACGGCATCCGGGCGAAGGCGGTCGTGATGGCTACGGGGAACTGGATCAACCCGTATATCGTGGGCGATATGCCGCCTTCGTACCGGGAGGCCTGCGCAAGCTTCCTGCATGCCCCCTTTCTGGTGGCCAACGTGGCCCTGACGAATTGGCGCTTTCTTTACCGGCTCGGCATTACCGCCGCAATCTGGGACCGGCAGGAGGACGGATTCGGCTTCACCTGCAACATCCGCAACCCGATGCAGGTGGGCGACTACAGGCCGCCGCTGGATCCCGAAAAGCCGGCCGTCCTGTCGTTCTATACGCCCTTTCATTCGCCCGGCCTGGACCCGAAGGTGCAGGTCACGCTGGGCCGGGCGGAACTGCTCGGCGCCTCCTATCCCGAATACGAGGCACGAATCCGCCGGCAGATGATGCGTCTGTTCGCCCCCGCCGGCTTCGAGCCGGCAAAGGATGTGGCGGGGCTCATACTCAATCGCTGGGGGCACGCGTATTCTGTGCCGTATCCCGGGTTTTATGGCGGCGCGAACGGTACGGCGCCGCGCGATACGCTGCGGGAGCACTACGGACGCATCGCTTTCGCGCACTCCGAGCTTGACGGCAATCAGCATTATGGGCCGGCCGCCGACGAAGGCCGCCGCGCGTACCGGCAATTGGCGGACGCGCTTTGA
- a CDS encoding N-acetylmuramoyl-L-alanine amidase, whose translation MIGTVAPITPGTLPAGNPNPLVTLARTAAVAFMTAFALLACTPLRFVDVASENQSSRVEHLVMHFTSVDFAQSMRMLTERGERPVSAHYLVPESGDPTYPHPRLRVYRLVDEEHRAWHAGRSHWNGDDALNASSIGIEIVNRSACSPVPLGTEPDPPEDRYEFHDFDTEQIDLVIELVLDILERHPRIDPADIVGHSDIAPDRRLDPGPTFPWRRLYEHGIGAWYDDDTVDRYRERFEAQPPTLAQLQRALGAYGYDLDETGDHDPRTQAALRAFQMHFRPSDWSGQPDAETAAILFALLEKYRPRALSHLLESPL comes from the coding sequence GTGATCGGCACGGTTGCGCCGATCACGCCGGGCACGTTGCCTGCGGGCAACCCGAACCCTCTTGTCACGCTGGCGCGCACAGCGGCCGTTGCTTTCATGACCGCGTTCGCCCTTCTCGCCTGCACTCCCCTGCGCTTCGTCGATGTGGCGTCCGAGAACCAGAGCAGCCGCGTCGAACACCTCGTCATGCATTTCACGAGCGTCGACTTCGCCCAGTCGATGCGCATGCTGACCGAACGCGGGGAGCGCCCCGTCAGCGCGCACTACCTGGTGCCGGAAAGCGGCGACCCGACCTATCCGCACCCGCGGCTTCGGGTATACCGGCTCGTCGACGAGGAACACCGCGCCTGGCATGCCGGACGCAGCCATTGGAACGGCGACGACGCACTCAATGCCAGTTCCATCGGCATCGAAATCGTGAATCGGTCGGCTTGCTCCCCGGTGCCTCTGGGCACTGAGCCGGACCCGCCGGAAGATCGCTACGAGTTTCACGATTTTGACACGGAACAGATCGATCTCGTCATTGAACTCGTGCTCGACATCCTTGAACGCCATCCCCGTATCGACCCGGCTGATATCGTCGGCCATTCCGACATAGCGCCCGATCGCAGACTGGACCCCGGGCCGACATTTCCCTGGCGCAGGCTGTACGAACACGGCATTGGAGCCTGGTACGACGACGACACCGTGGACCGGTACCGGGAACGCTTCGAGGCGCAGCCGCCAACCCTGGCGCAGCTCCAGCGAGCCCTCGGGGCCTATGGCTACGACTTGGACGAGACCGGAGACCACGATCCACGCACGCAAGCCGCGCTAAGGGCGTTCCAGATGCATTTCAGACCGTCGGACTGGTCCGGACAGCCCGACGCCGAAACGGCCGCCATCCTGTTTGCGCTGCTGGAGAAGTACCGGCCAAGGGCGCTGTCCCACCTGCTGGAATCGCCGTTGTAG
- a CDS encoding cadherin-like beta sandwich domain-containing protein, which produces MCANWDEFLRAVLARTLAAFLCSAAAVANAASTDATLSALAVQDRDGDAVALSPGFNAATTSYTASAPARVAWITIEATKSDDGAGVDYLDAAESELTDVDAVKEGFQVILEAGANTIKVKVTAEDTVHTETYTVVVTRAAPRASTDALLSNLDESNDAGMTVGTPTDSPNDDFTQAIRFQTGSNERGYNITSVKAVLANASDLDGVRVRIFGARSIGTPYISFFTLTNPVIADGTLTFTAPASATLRKNAGYFVVFDSTASGAGNDYEIRGTESDFLNSQAVGWTLSEDRHARNTDSASWTTYSAVPLIEINGDAVVQATDANLSALRMRDGNGKLVTYSPYFDSSITSYAKKVRAPIDRITIQGTANNDGGATVDYLDEDDQLLTDADSVKDGFQVDLEVGPNTINVRVTAEDGSTTRTYTMVVTREASRVSADALASNLDEHFSKRLFVGNLEPGKILRVQALGFETGGNDAGYVLNSVKILIWELSSLAGVRVRIFSSTAEGNPDSSLYTLSGTVVLPTTDQGPEESARVSTFDAPANATLEPNTRYFLVLDSKFSQLYRYYKVWGTKSDDISKVADGWSMNNYRHTGIRNSGVWTTADEVPFVDVSGYAVVPSSDATLTDLGLTWDDGGTATDIALNPTFDSSTTAYTASVANGVGQITIAGTKSDIGARVDYFDGADSALTDADGNAAGFQVNLGVGANTIKAKVAASDGETTRTYTVVVTRAAGDTTAPTATGATVNGTTLAIAFNEALAAAANLASGAFTVKKTL; this is translated from the coding sequence GTGTGCGCGAACTGGGACGAGTTTCTGCGGGCCGTGCTGGCCCGAACGCTCGCAGCCTTCCTTTGCTCTGCCGCCGCCGTTGCCAATGCCGCCTCCACCGACGCGACCCTGAGCGCGTTGGCGGTGCAGGACAGGGACGGCGACGCCGTGGCGCTCTCCCCCGGCTTCAATGCTGCGACGACCTCATACACCGCGAGTGCGCCCGCCAGGGTGGCGTGGATCACGATCGAGGCCACCAAGAGCGACGACGGCGCCGGGGTGGACTACCTCGACGCAGCCGAATCGGAATTGACGGACGTGGACGCCGTGAAGGAGGGCTTCCAGGTCATTCTGGAAGCGGGCGCGAACACGATCAAGGTGAAGGTGACGGCCGAAGACACCGTCCACACCGAGACCTACACGGTAGTCGTGACGCGGGCGGCGCCGAGGGCGTCGACCGATGCCCTGCTCAGCAATCTCGACGAAAGCAACGATGCCGGCATGACTGTAGGCACGCCGACCGATTCCCCGAACGACGATTTCACCCAGGCGATTCGATTCCAGACCGGCAGCAACGAGCGGGGCTACAACATCACCTCGGTCAAGGCCGTGCTCGCGAACGCCTCGGATTTGGACGGTGTCCGGGTCCGGATCTTCGGCGCGAGGAGCATCGGAACGCCGTACATCAGCTTTTTCACGCTGACCAACCCGGTGATCGCCGACGGGACCCTGACCTTCACCGCGCCGGCGAGCGCTACGCTGCGGAAGAACGCGGGGTACTTCGTAGTGTTCGACTCGACAGCGTCGGGCGCCGGCAACGACTACGAAATTCGCGGAACGGAGTCGGACTTCCTCAACAGCCAGGCGGTCGGCTGGACCCTGAGTGAGGACCGGCACGCCAGAAACACGGATTCGGCGTCCTGGACAACCTACAGCGCGGTCCCGCTGATCGAGATCAACGGCGATGCCGTCGTACAAGCCACAGACGCGAACCTGAGCGCGTTGCGGATGCGGGACGGGAACGGAAAGCTCGTCACCTACTCTCCGTACTTCGATTCGTCGATCACCTCCTACGCCAAAAAGGTGCGCGCTCCCATCGACCGGATCACCATCCAGGGGACCGCGAACAACGACGGTGGCGCCACGGTGGACTACCTCGACGAGGACGACCAGCTGCTGACCGACGCTGATTCGGTGAAGGACGGCTTTCAGGTCGATCTGGAAGTCGGCCCGAACACGATCAATGTGCGGGTGACCGCCGAGGACGGCAGCACCACCCGGACCTACACGATGGTGGTGACGCGAGAGGCGTCGAGGGTGTCGGCGGATGCGCTGGCCAGCAATCTGGACGAGCACTTCAGCAAGAGGCTCTTCGTCGGCAATCTCGAGCCCGGCAAGATCTTGCGGGTCCAGGCACTGGGATTCGAAACCGGCGGCAACGATGCAGGCTACGTCCTCAACTCGGTCAAGATTCTAATCTGGGAACTCTCGAGTTTGGCCGGCGTGCGGGTGAGGATCTTCAGCAGCACAGCGGAGGGAAACCCGGACAGCAGTCTGTACACCCTGAGCGGCACGGTCGTCCTCCCCACCACGGACCAGGGGCCGGAGGAATCCGCCCGCGTCAGTACCTTCGACGCGCCGGCGAACGCCACCCTCGAGCCGAACACCCGGTACTTCCTGGTGCTCGATTCAAAATTCTCGCAACTCTATAGATACTACAAGGTCTGGGGTACGAAGTCGGACGATATCAGCAAGGTAGCGGACGGCTGGAGCATGAACAACTATCGGCATACCGGGATCCGGAATTCGGGGGTCTGGACGACGGCGGACGAGGTGCCGTTTGTCGATGTAAGCGGCTATGCCGTGGTGCCCTCCAGCGACGCCACGCTGACCGACCTCGGCCTGACATGGGACGACGGCGGTACCGCTACCGATATCGCGCTCAACCCGACATTCGACTCGTCGACGACCGCCTACACCGCGAGCGTCGCTAACGGAGTGGGCCAGATCACGATCGCCGGAACCAAGAGCGACATCGGCGCCAGGGTGGACTACTTCGACGGCGCCGACTCGGCGCTGACCGACGCCGACGGCAACGCCGCGGGCTTCCAGGTGAACCTCGGGGTCGGCGCGAACACGATCAAGGCGAAGGTGGCGGCCAGCGACGGCGAGACCACCCGAACCTACACGGTGGTGGTGACGCGGGCGGCGGGCGACACGACCGCGCCGACAGCGACGGGCGCGACAGTAAACGGCACAACGCTGGCGATCGCCTTCAACGAGGCCCTGGCCGCCGCCGCGAACCTCGCCAGCGGCGCGTTCACCGTGAAGAAGACCCTTT
- a CDS encoding DUF3108 domain-containing protein — protein sequence MKHRNVRGKIAYIFDPEGERRDFGREWWSVTFHEDGQRTLRAHCEIEPGVVADRSVLRETVYTTDPDYRPLDCFVRLHQSGNFLGSGWFRFTDGGAECEAVNVTTGRTSQRMDLTTPPLSFGAHPVSCDAIHCARFIHSSKQNPQPCRGVLMSSREHDGCSGPNLCTTDFDLEYVGREEITVPAGTFETDHYRFLLDYHPTEDVWCTPDGFLFVKITVGGYMNAHFDLIEYDEEY from the coding sequence ATGAAACATCGAAACGTACGAGGCAAGATCGCCTACATTTTTGATCCGGAAGGAGAACGGCGCGATTTCGGGCGGGAATGGTGGTCGGTCACCTTCCACGAGGACGGCCAGCGCACCCTGCGGGCGCATTGCGAAATCGAACCGGGTGTGGTCGCCGACCGGTCCGTCTTGCGGGAAACGGTCTATACCACGGACCCCGATTACCGTCCGCTGGACTGTTTTGTCCGATTGCACCAGAGCGGGAATTTTCTCGGCAGCGGCTGGTTCCGCTTCACCGACGGCGGCGCCGAGTGCGAAGCGGTCAATGTCACGACCGGACGCACGAGCCAGCGAATGGATCTCACCACGCCGCCGCTGTCCTTCGGAGCGCATCCCGTGTCCTGCGACGCGATCCACTGCGCCCGCTTCATTCACTCCTCGAAACAGAATCCGCAACCGTGCCGCGGCGTGCTCATGTCGTCACGCGAGCATGACGGATGCTCCGGCCCCAACCTGTGCACCACCGATTTCGACCTGGAATACGTAGGGCGCGAAGAGATCACCGTGCCGGCCGGGACGTTCGAAACCGACCATTACCGGTTCCTGCTCGACTATCACCCGACCGAGGACGTGTGGTGCACTCCGGACGGGTTCCTTTTCGTCAAGATTACCGTGGGCGGATACATGAACGCCCATTTCGACCTGATCGAATACGATGAGGAGTACTAG
- a CDS encoding nuclear transport factor 2 family protein — translation MTALAIHSADAAEQDEIEAVRALVHETAERWNSQDFRKVLDLWDPDEEVPFYLAEEQDDWFIGWEPLKDYLDPPLPSPAVEGLREEMRDISVKLIADDLAIAAWNMHFEMKIRGQLPIGEDVRVSAVLRKKPEGWRYIHWAESPMAPLVYIQKLFQRDVDHEKFAPLIERSRKVKEAWRAEYAEQAASE, via the coding sequence ATGACCGCACTTGCGATTCACTCGGCCGATGCCGCCGAGCAGGACGAGATCGAGGCCGTAAGGGCGCTCGTTCACGAGACCGCGGAGCGATGGAACTCACAGGACTTCCGAAAGGTCCTGGATCTTTGGGACCCCGACGAAGAGGTGCCCTTCTACCTGGCCGAGGAGCAGGACGACTGGTTCATCGGCTGGGAGCCGCTCAAGGACTATCTCGACCCGCCGCTGCCGAGCCCGGCGGTGGAGGGCCTGCGCGAGGAGATGCGGGACATATCGGTCAAACTCATCGCCGATGACCTGGCCATTGCCGCCTGGAACATGCACTTCGAAATGAAGATACGGGGCCAGCTCCCGATAGGAGAGGACGTCCGGGTGAGCGCGGTCCTGCGCAAGAAGCCGGAAGGATGGCGCTATATCCATTGGGCCGAGTCCCCCATGGCGCCCCTGGTCTATATCCAGAAGCTCTTCCAGCGGGACGTGGACCACGAGAAGTTCGCACCCTTGATCGAGCGCTCGCGCAAGGTAAAGGAAGCCTGGAGGGCCGAATACGCAGAGCAGGCCGCCAGCGAGTAG
- a CDS encoding cysteine hydrolase translates to MGNATAVALLLIDLQNSFFHEDGQNYYSESAELLPALRALLQSARTAQRPVIFVAERHRPGLTDFEEAKLPVHCVDGEFDSQLVDGFSPQGPAEILLPKRRMSAFQATDLDLLLRELEVGTLVIGGVKANVCVRATVQDAFSLGYRCHVVRDAVNSNRPHLADASLEDIERYLGWVVPLEEGVRLLS, encoded by the coding sequence ATGGGAAACGCCACAGCCGTCGCGCTGTTGCTCATCGACCTGCAGAATTCCTTCTTTCACGAAGACGGTCAGAACTACTATTCCGAAAGCGCCGAGTTGCTCCCCGCTCTGCGGGCGTTGCTTCAGAGCGCCAGAACCGCGCAACGTCCCGTCATTTTCGTCGCCGAGCGGCACCGGCCCGGGCTGACCGACTTCGAGGAGGCAAAACTTCCGGTCCATTGTGTGGACGGCGAATTCGACTCGCAGCTTGTGGACGGCTTCTCGCCGCAGGGGCCCGCGGAAATCCTGCTGCCCAAACGGCGCATGAGCGCGTTTCAGGCCACCGACCTGGACCTGCTGCTGCGGGAACTCGAGGTCGGCACGCTGGTCATCGGCGGCGTCAAGGCGAACGTGTGTGTGCGGGCCACGGTTCAGGACGCTTTCTCGCTGGGATATCGCTGCCACGTCGTGCGCGACGCCGTCAACTCCAATCGCCCGCACCTGGCGGACGCATCCCTGGAGGATATCGAACGCTACCTGGGCTGGGTCGTGCCGCTTGAAGAGGGCGTCAGGCTGCTATCGTGA
- a CDS encoding nucleoside phosphorylase: protein MPRAPAIPWRAAAWRHCLPGNRTCAPSSGAASTRPHRCCGNARMGSGEMKSRKAWYIGCSAEQVAERVILLGDPGRVPRFSQYLSDVEAMPVNRGLATVTGMYEDTRITLSAFGMGSPIAAIVLHELSNLGASVFLRIGTSIGLSPVNIGDMIIARNAKSFEGTSSAYAHGSGNSSADPRLVSALTLAASRREATHHVGAFASFDGFYQDMFALDEPTEDRVRNNLERLAEQDVLAVDMETSAILTVGKALGCRAGSMCASTVNSLKKQKIGKREHAEAERSLISIALEALTQVDPA, encoded by the coding sequence ATGCCTCGGGCGCCGGCGATACCCTGGCGGGCGGCTGCCTGGCGGCATTGCTTGCCGGGGAATCGGACTTGCGCACCGTCGTCGGGAGCGGCATCGACGCGGCCGCATCGCTGTTGCGGGAACGCTCGTATGGGTAGCGGGGAGATGAAGTCGCGAAAGGCCTGGTACATCGGATGCAGCGCCGAGCAGGTGGCCGAACGGGTCATTCTGCTGGGCGACCCGGGCCGGGTGCCCCGGTTCAGTCAATACCTGAGCGACGTAGAGGCGATGCCGGTCAACCGGGGGCTCGCTACCGTGACCGGGATGTACGAGGACACCCGGATCACCTTGTCGGCGTTCGGGATGGGCTCCCCCATCGCCGCGATCGTGCTTCACGAACTGTCCAACCTGGGCGCTTCGGTCTTCCTGCGCATAGGGACCAGCATCGGGCTCTCTCCCGTCAACATTGGCGACATGATCATCGCCCGGAACGCCAAATCGTTCGAAGGCACGTCCTCCGCATACGCCCACGGCTCCGGAAACTCCAGCGCCGATCCCCGCCTGGTGAGCGCCCTGACCCTCGCGGCGTCGCGGCGCGAAGCCACCCATCATGTCGGCGCGTTTGCCAGTTTCGACGGTTTCTACCAGGACATGTTCGCGCTGGATGAACCAACCGAAGACCGGGTCCGCAATAACCTGGAACGACTGGCAGAGCAGGACGTTCTCGCCGTTGACATGGAGACGTCCGCGATCCTCACCGTCGGCAAGGCACTGGGGTGCAGGGCGGGAAGCATGTGCGCATCCACCGTCAACAGCCTGAAGAAGCAGAAAATCGGCAAGCGGGAGCATGCCGAGGCCGAGCGTTCGCTCATCTCCATCGCCCTTGAAGCCCTGACGCAGGTCGATCCGGCCTGA
- a CDS encoding SDR family oxidoreductase, whose translation MDLNLGQSRAIVTGGSRGIGRAIVEGLTSEGCRVEYCARSLPATKPSGSASSTAVQGTAVDLEDSGSTLEWLERAINRLGGLDILVLNASAMAAGNTEEAWGTNYRLEIAALTRIVDAAGPHLLKTARERGDAAIVVIGSTSAASSRKRDAYGATKAALAHVAKGLSHELAAGGVRVNMVSPGPTYFPGGIWAQLEADDPEYVRTKAGEIPLGRMATPEEIANVVVFLCSRRARFVIGANITVDGGRSDRV comes from the coding sequence ATGGACCTGAATCTCGGACAATCGCGGGCAATAGTCACCGGCGGTTCCCGCGGAATAGGACGCGCCATCGTGGAAGGATTGACTTCCGAAGGGTGCCGTGTCGAGTACTGCGCCCGTTCGCTGCCCGCAACAAAGCCTTCGGGCAGCGCTTCCTCGACCGCGGTTCAGGGCACGGCCGTGGACCTGGAGGACTCCGGTTCCACGCTGGAATGGCTGGAGCGGGCCATAAATCGCCTGGGCGGCCTCGACATACTGGTACTCAATGCCAGCGCCATGGCTGCAGGCAATACCGAGGAGGCCTGGGGAACCAACTACCGGCTTGAAATCGCCGCACTGACGCGCATCGTAGATGCCGCCGGCCCGCATCTTCTGAAGACGGCGCGGGAACGCGGTGATGCCGCCATTGTCGTTATCGGCTCGACCTCCGCCGCTTCCTCGCGCAAACGGGACGCGTACGGGGCCACAAAGGCCGCGCTCGCGCATGTCGCCAAGGGTCTTTCGCATGAGCTTGCGGCCGGCGGCGTCCGGGTCAATATGGTCTCGCCGGGGCCGACCTACTTCCCGGGCGGGATCTGGGCGCAACTGGAGGCGGACGACCCGGAGTACGTTCGCACGAAGGCCGGGGAGATCCCGCTTGGCCGCATGGCTACGCCGGAAGAGATAGCGAACGTCGTGGTGTTTCTCTGTTCGCGCCGGGCGCGGTTCGTCATCGGCGCCAACATCACGGTGGACGGCGGCCGCTCCGACCGCGTATAG